In Notamacropus eugenii isolate mMacEug1 chromosome 1, mMacEug1.pri_v2, whole genome shotgun sequence, one genomic interval encodes:
- the LOC140520618 gene encoding DNA polymerase beta has translation MSKRKAPQETLNVGITDFLTELANYERNVNRAIHKYNAYRKAASVIAKYPSKIKSGAEAKKLDGVGAKIAEKIDEFLTTGKLRKLEKIREDDTSSSINFLTRVSGIGPSAARKLVDEGIKTLEDLRKNEHKLNHHQRIGLRYFEDFEKRIPREEMLQMQDIVLNEIKKVDPKYIATVCGSFRRGAESSGDMDILLTHPSFTSESAKQPKLLHQVVEQLQKVHFITDILSKGDTKFMGVCQLSSEDEDAYPYRRIDIRLIPKDQYYCGVLYFTGSDIFNKNMRAHALEKGFTINEYTIRPLGVTGVAGEPLPVDSEKDIFDYIQWKYREPKDRSE, from the coding sequence ATGAGCAAAAGGAAGGCGCCGCAGGAGACTCTCAACGTGGGCATCACCGACTTCCTGACGGAGCTTGCAAATTATGAGAGGAATGTGAACCGAGCTATCCATAAGTACAATGCTTACAGAAAAGCAGCCTCTGTGATAGCCAAGTACCCAAGCAAAATAAAGAGTGGAGCAGAAGCAAAGAAACTGGATGGTGTAGGAGCAAAAATTGCTGAGAAGATTGATGAGTTTTTAACTACTGGAAAATTACGTAAACTGGAAAAGATTAGGGAGGATGATACAAGTTCATCCATCAATTTCCTGACACGAGTTAGTGGCATAGGTCCATCTGCTGCAAGGAAGCTTGTTGATGAAGGAATTAAAACATTGGAAGATCTTAGGAAAAATGAACACAAGTTGAACCATCATCAGCGAATTGGGCTAAGATATTTTGAAGactttgaaaaaagaattcccagGGAAGAGATGTTACAAATGCAAGATATTGTATTGAATGAAATTAAGAAAGTTGATCCAAAATATATTGCTACAGTCTGTGGAAGTTTCCGACGAGGTGCAGAATCAAGTGGAGATATGGATATTCTCCTCACCCATCCTAGCTTCACTTCTGAGTCAGCTAAACAGCCTAAGCTGTTGCATCAAGTTGTAGAACAACTACAGAAAGTCCACTTCATCACAGATATTCTGTCAAAGGGGGACACAAAATTTATGGGTGTTTGTCAGCTGTCAAGTGAAGATGAAGATGCATATCCATATAGAAGAATTGATATCAGATTGATTCCCAAGGATCAGTATTACTGTGGTGTTCTTTACTTCACTGGCAGTGATATTTTCAATAAGAATATGAGGGCCCATGCCTTAGAAAAGGGCTTCACAATCAATGAGTATACAATCCGGCCCCTGGGAGTCACAGGAGTTGCTGGAGAACCCCTCCCAGTGGACAGTGAGAAAGACATCTTTGACTATATCCAGTGGAAATACCGAGAACCCAAGGACAGAAGCGAGTGA